GTTATAATTAACGTTGGTGCTCAGGCTGTCTTTGGTAGCACCAGTGCAATTAAGAATGTACTGATAGCCCATGGCATAGTTATAATCAATGGCGGCGTTGGCGGGCTCTTGCCGGGCGGCGGCAGAAATATCAGGAACACCGCAGCCTGCACTGTTAGTGGCCAGATTTTTAGTGTAATTGTAAATATCGTTTTTAATGCTGATTAAACCATTTGCGTTTGATGCCAAAGCGGTGGATACCATAAAAGCAGCCTGCTGATTGGTAACGCTGTCTGACGATGATGCTTTTTCTTTTTTACATGACACAAAGTAGAATAGCAACATGACGCAAATAAGGGGTAAGGTATTTCGCATGTGAGGTAACGGTTTATAGAGGTTGGTTTTAGCATCAGACACATTGCGCGCCTGATGGTTTAATATTGAGATGAATTATTATCCCATACTAATACGTATAAAATAGATTAATGTTTCGCCTCGAATAACAAATAGCGGCGTTCATAAAAAAAGCCCCTCACGTAATGTGTAGGGGCTTTTTTTATTATCTGAGGTAAATTTAGTCTGTGGCTGCTTCGGCCACAGTATTTAATAGTTCAAGATCGTCTGTTGTAAGGGTAATATTCTCCGCTTTCATATTTTCTTCCAGGTGGGCTACTTTTGATGTGCCTGGGATGAGTAAAATGTTATCTGCGCGGTGCAGTAACCAGCTTAATGCTATCTGTTGCACTGTGGTACCTTCATGTTTGTTGGCTACTTCTTGTAGTTTCTCTTGTACGGCCACGTTGCCGGCATTGAGCGGAAACCAGGGGATGAAGGCTATCTTTTGCTCTTGGGTATAATCTAACACGGTTTCCCATTTACGGTTATCTACGCTGTACATGTTCTGTACAGATACCACATCAAAAAACTCCTGTGCGTGCTTTATTTCGGCAACGGTAACTTCAGATAAACCTATGTGCTTGATTTTGCCTTCTTCCTGCACCTTTCTTAAAAACTCAAAGCTTTCCTCAGCCGGTACTTTGGGGTCTATGCGGTGCAGTTGATAAAGATCAATCTGTTCAGTTTTCAAACGCTTCAGGCTGCCTTCCAATACTTTCTGCAAATGCTGCGGACTACCGTCGGGCTGCCAATTGTCTGGCCCCGGGCGCACTAAGCCACCTTTGGTGGCAATTACCAGGTCGGCCGGGTAGGGGTGCAGGGCCTCGGCAATCAGTTCTTCAGATACGTTGGGGCCATAGCTGTCGGCCGTATCTATAAAGTTTACACCCAACTCAACCGCACGTTTTAGTACGCGGATGGCTTCGTTTTTATCTTCCGGCGGCCCCCAGATGCCCTTGCCGGTAATGCGCATGGCGCCGTAACCCAAGCGGTTTACGGTTAAATCTTTACCAATGGTAAAAGTTTTATTAAATGGAATTGCCATAATATTTGTAATTTTAATATGTGTGTTAACAACCACGGCCGGTTAATGTTCGGTGGGCTTTGTTATTGCCTTTAATAAGAAGGGGCGATATTTTTTGCCGTGGGTTTTGTAACGAAATGTGGTGGCGGGCGTCTTTGAGCTTTAAACTAATTAATTAACTATAAAACCTTCACATGAAAAAGTTTACCAAATGGCTGCTGATGCTTGTATTGGTAGTTGCAGTAGTTGCCGGTGGCGCTGTTGCCTATGTTACAACCGCACTGCCCAATGTCGGTCCGCCGGAAAACATTAAAATTACCTACACCCCAGAGCGCATTGCGCGCGGCAAGTATCTGGCCAACCATGTAACCGTTTGTGCCGATTGCCACTCAAGCCACGACACCACGCGTTTCGGCCTGCCGATTGATACCAACAGAATTGGGGTGGGCGGTATGGTTTTTAATGGCGCGGTGGGAGTTCCAGGTGAGATACATGTGCCTAACATTACCCCTTATAATTTAAAAAATTGGACTGACGGCGAATTGTTTCGTGCCATTACATGCGGTGTAAAGAAAGACGGTTCGGCTATATTTCCTATTATGCCATGGCCATATTATGGCAAAATGGATAGAGAGGATATTTATTCCATCATCGCCTACATCCGGTCGCTCAAACCGCAGGAGGCTAACTATCCTGAAAGGAAACTGGACTTTCCGCTCAATGTTATCGTGCACACCATACCGCAAAAAGCAGAGTTAGGTAAACTGCCTGCAGAAAGCGACACGTTGAAATACGGCGCCTACCTGGTTAATGCTTCCGGTTGCATGGAATGTCACAGTCAGGATAATAAAGGCAAATTATTACCCGGACTGGAATTTGCCGGCGGTCGCAAATTTGGTCTGAACGGCGGCTTTGTGCGCTCTGCCAATATTACGCCCGATAAAGAGACCGGTATAGGCGCCTGGACGAAAGAAAACTTCCTGGCGCAATTCTCTAAATACAGCGACCCAAGCTACCAGCCATCTACAGTAGATCCGGGTCAGTTCCAAACCGTTATGCCGTGGCAGTTCTATGCTAAAATGAAGAAAAGCGATCTGGAAGCCGTGTATGCCTACCTGCGTACGATAAAGCCGGTGCACAATGAGGTGATTAAGTTTGATAGCAAATGAACCAGAATTAAACGGATTTGTATGATTTTCAGGATTTAGTAAACATCCTGGTCTTTTGACGTACTTTTAACAGCCTGAAATTAATCTTATAATTGGGGTCCAAACACAAATCCTGAAAATCATACAAATCCGTTTAATTCTGGTTCAACTTTTTTTCCTATCTTTGCGCCCTGAATTTAAGCGTACCGAGCTCAGATTTTTGACAGATGGTGCGCATTCGTTTAAATTATACCGTTACACAAGATGAACATCTCACAGGAAAAAAAGGATAACCTGAATGCAGTTATAACCATCAACCTCGCTCCGGAAGATTACGCAACACGCGTAGATAAAGCAATTAAAGACCATGCAAAAAAAGCAAACATCCCTGGCTTTCGTAAGGGTATGGTGCCTGCTGCGCACATTAAACGCATGTATGGTAAAAGCATCCTGGTAGACGAGATTAACAACCTACTGCAGGATACCCTGAACAATTACCTGAACGAGCAGCAA
This region of Mucilaginibacter yixingensis genomic DNA includes:
- a CDS encoding aldo/keto reductase, with product MAIPFNKTFTIGKDLTVNRLGYGAMRITGKGIWGPPEDKNEAIRVLKRAVELGVNFIDTADSYGPNVSEELIAEALHPYPADLVIATKGGLVRPGPDNWQPDGSPQHLQKVLEGSLKRLKTEQIDLYQLHRIDPKVPAEESFEFLRKVQEEGKIKHIGLSEVTVAEIKHAQEFFDVVSVQNMYSVDNRKWETVLDYTQEQKIAFIPWFPLNAGNVAVQEKLQEVANKHEGTTVQQIALSWLLHRADNILLIPGTSKVAHLEENMKAENITLTTDDLELLNTVAEAATD
- a CDS encoding c-type cytochrome, whose amino-acid sequence is MKKFTKWLLMLVLVVAVVAGGAVAYVTTALPNVGPPENIKITYTPERIARGKYLANHVTVCADCHSSHDTTRFGLPIDTNRIGVGGMVFNGAVGVPGEIHVPNITPYNLKNWTDGELFRAITCGVKKDGSAIFPIMPWPYYGKMDREDIYSIIAYIRSLKPQEANYPERKLDFPLNVIVHTIPQKAELGKLPAESDTLKYGAYLVNASGCMECHSQDNKGKLLPGLEFAGGRKFGLNGGFVRSANITPDKETGIGAWTKENFLAQFSKYSDPSYQPSTVDPGQFQTVMPWQFYAKMKKSDLEAVYAYLRTIKPVHNEVIKFDSK